Proteins encoded within one genomic window of Rossellomorea vietnamensis:
- a CDS encoding TRAP transporter large permease, which produces MTVALVALGVLFLLMLIGVPIAISLIWASVAGFLASIYYVPLEVIPQRLITSTDSFPLLAIPFFMLTGEFMMSGSMGRRIAAFAFATVGWIRAGLAQVSTLTSMFFAGISGSGAADTAAVGKMMIPMMEQKGYDKGFAAATVASAGTIAVVIPPSIPMIVYGVTAGVSIGDLFTAGIVPGIIIGLSIMMLNYWITRKNNYSEEAGKFEFTTFRRTLVEGALALVLPLIIIFGIRGGIFTPTEAGAAAAAYAFIINKFVYKDMDWKDIPESFLRAGKMTAMVVFIIAAANLFGWLLTAEQIPQQLTQLVTSISDNKLLILLMFNIIFFIAGCFLNASAAITILTPLLLPIAMGVGIDPVFFGVVMVVNLSIGLITPPVGLDLFIVKGIADVSYDKLIRAVTPFIIVMVFDLLLITYFPALSMFLTGI; this is translated from the coding sequence ATGACCGTTGCTTTAGTCGCTCTTGGTGTGTTGTTTCTATTAATGCTGATAGGAGTCCCGATCGCCATTTCTCTCATCTGGGCTTCCGTAGCCGGATTCCTCGCGAGTATATATTATGTTCCACTGGAAGTCATTCCTCAGAGGTTGATCACATCGACGGATTCATTTCCACTATTGGCCATTCCGTTCTTTATGCTGACGGGGGAGTTCATGATGTCCGGAAGCATGGGACGGAGGATTGCGGCCTTTGCCTTTGCGACGGTCGGCTGGATTCGTGCAGGCCTGGCCCAGGTATCGACGTTGACGAGTATGTTTTTCGCGGGGATTTCAGGTTCGGGGGCTGCTGATACGGCTGCAGTCGGGAAAATGATGATCCCCATGATGGAACAGAAAGGGTACGATAAAGGTTTCGCTGCCGCTACGGTAGCAAGTGCCGGTACGATTGCGGTTGTCATTCCCCCTTCCATTCCTATGATCGTATATGGAGTGACCGCGGGGGTGTCGATCGGGGATCTGTTCACCGCAGGGATTGTCCCGGGAATCATCATCGGTCTTTCCATCATGATGTTGAATTATTGGATCACCAGAAAGAATAACTATTCCGAAGAAGCAGGGAAGTTTGAATTCACTACATTCAGGCGTACATTGGTTGAAGGGGCACTGGCCCTCGTCCTGCCGCTGATCATCATTTTCGGGATCCGTGGAGGCATCTTCACTCCGACCGAAGCAGGGGCTGCAGCGGCAGCATATGCATTCATTATCAATAAATTCGTTTACAAAGATATGGATTGGAAGGATATACCCGAGTCATTCCTGAGAGCGGGCAAGATGACAGCGATGGTCGTTTTTATCATCGCTGCGGCGAACTTATTCGGGTGGCTATTGACGGCAGAACAGATTCCACAGCAACTGACCCAGCTTGTGACCAGCATCTCTGATAATAAGCTGCTCATCTTACTTATGTTCAATATCATATTCTTCATCGCAGGCTGCTTCCTGAACGCTTCTGCCGCGATTACGATTTTGACACCTTTGCTTCTGCCAATTGCCATGGGAGTGGGAATCGACCCCGTATTCTTCGGAGTCGTCATGGTTGTGAATCTTTCCATCGGGTTGATCACACCTCCAGTCGGACTGGACCTCTTCATCGTAAAAGGAATCGCAGATGTTTCCTACGATAAACTAATCCGGGCCGTCACACCATTCATTATCGTCATGGTATTCGACCTCTTACTCATCACCTACTTCCCGGCACTGTCCATGTTCCTGACCGGGATATAG
- a CDS encoding YeiH family protein, which yields MSPIGAAKTKETSISLESRKMRKSLRLKKGWMKGVILTLVLALLAGIVADFPIFSVMGVMIISILLGMSWKGLMDVPADAAPGITFSSKILLRAGIILMGLRLNFEQILSAGFSIVIIDVAVIVFTLVFMLYLGKLLSIDRHLSTLIAVGTAVCGAAAIVVVAPLIGAKKELTAISVAFIAIMGTIVTIFYTFLYPVLGFTPYEYGILTGSTLHELAHVIAAATPGGDISSDTAILVKLGRVALLIPVAIVLGSIFSKKSGNVPAQKRTFKDLPVPWFIFGFLFMCLINTVGFLPDALTKMLIALSILLLSMAMAGLGLSVNFSEFKKLSSKVLITGVAGSFALILLGLLLTKL from the coding sequence GTGAGTCCGATTGGAGCTGCAAAGACGAAGGAAACGTCTATTTCCTTGGAATCCAGGAAGATGCGTAAATCACTTCGATTAAAAAAGGGTTGGATGAAAGGAGTCATCTTAACTTTAGTACTTGCTTTACTCGCGGGGATTGTAGCGGATTTCCCCATCTTCTCCGTCATGGGTGTGATGATTATTTCCATACTGCTCGGGATGAGCTGGAAGGGATTGATGGACGTTCCGGCTGATGCTGCCCCTGGGATCACTTTCAGCAGCAAGATATTACTGAGGGCCGGGATCATCCTCATGGGATTGCGATTAAACTTTGAACAAATCCTTTCCGCCGGCTTCTCCATTGTGATCATTGATGTTGCAGTCATTGTGTTCACACTGGTCTTCATGTTATATCTCGGAAAGCTTCTATCCATTGACCGCCATCTCTCAACATTGATTGCAGTCGGAACGGCCGTTTGTGGAGCTGCAGCCATAGTTGTCGTTGCACCCCTCATAGGGGCAAAAAAAGAACTGACGGCCATTTCGGTGGCCTTCATTGCCATCATGGGAACAATCGTGACGATATTCTATACGTTTTTATATCCCGTCCTCGGCTTCACCCCATATGAATACGGTATATTGACGGGGTCCACCCTGCATGAGCTTGCCCACGTGATCGCCGCTGCCACCCCTGGTGGAGACATCAGCAGTGATACAGCCATCCTTGTTAAACTTGGGAGAGTCGCCCTTCTAATCCCCGTTGCCATTGTGCTGGGCTCCATCTTTTCCAAGAAAAGCGGAAACGTCCCTGCCCAAAAGCGGACATTCAAAGATTTACCTGTTCCCTGGTTCATTTTCGGGTTTTTATTCATGTGCTTAATCAATACTGTGGGATTTCTACCTGACGCATTGACTAAAATGCTCATTGCATTAAGTATTCTGCTTTTATCCATGGCCATGGCCGGTCTTGGCCTCAGTGTCAATTTCTCTGAATTCAAGAAACTAAGTTCCAAAGTGCTGATAACAGGTGTCGCTGGATCTTTTGCCTTGATCTTATTGGGCCTTCTCCTTACGAAGTTGTAG
- a CDS encoding DctP family TRAP transporter solute-binding subunit, with protein MKKYVALLTIIMMILVSGCSNKAKGNERSAEYVLRLGHLQTETHPYHKGALKFKELVEERSNGRIQIDIFPSSQLGNGRDQIEGAQIGSIHFHIGSVAPVTNFAPKFNLLNLPYLFESREHAFKVLDGEVGKDIASDLENRGLINLGYMENGWRHMTNNKKPIKTSADAANLKLRVQESPPYISFIKALDSTPVPIPFGELYTALEQHVVDGQENPLAQIYLNKFNEVQKYLSLTAHNYDAAVFIMSKTTHDTLPEDLQKVVDESAKEAIQYERQVALEDEEKLLEDLKKTDIQIEENPDRESFRKAVEPVYKEFEASIGKELFEKIESLRE; from the coding sequence ATGAAAAAGTACGTGGCATTACTAACCATCATCATGATGATCCTGGTAAGTGGATGTTCAAACAAGGCAAAGGGAAATGAACGATCGGCAGAGTACGTGCTGAGGCTTGGACATCTGCAGACAGAAACACATCCATATCACAAAGGTGCGTTGAAATTCAAAGAACTGGTTGAAGAAAGATCAAACGGCAGGATTCAAATCGATATCTTCCCGAGCAGTCAACTCGGGAACGGACGTGACCAAATTGAAGGCGCCCAGATCGGATCAATCCATTTCCACATAGGTTCTGTGGCTCCTGTCACCAACTTTGCACCAAAGTTCAACCTTCTTAATCTTCCATACTTATTCGAAAGCAGGGAACATGCATTTAAAGTGCTGGATGGTGAGGTTGGAAAGGATATTGCCTCTGACCTGGAGAACAGGGGACTCATTAATCTCGGGTACATGGAAAACGGCTGGAGACATATGACGAATAACAAGAAACCGATCAAGACCAGTGCCGATGCAGCGAATCTGAAGCTCCGCGTCCAAGAATCACCACCCTATATTTCTTTCATCAAAGCACTTGATTCCACTCCCGTCCCGATTCCGTTCGGGGAATTGTATACTGCTTTAGAGCAGCATGTGGTAGACGGACAGGAAAATCCGCTGGCCCAGATTTACCTCAATAAATTCAACGAAGTTCAAAAATACTTATCCTTGACCGCCCACAACTACGATGCCGCCGTATTCATCATGAGTAAAACAACCCATGACACCCTCCCGGAAGATCTACAAAAAGTGGTCGATGAATCTGCAAAAGAAGCCATCCAATATGAACGACAGGTAGCACTTGAAGACGAAGAGAAACTTCTCGAAGATTTAAAGAAAACAGATATCCAAATCGAGGAGAATCCTGATCGAGAATCATTCAGAAAGGCAGTTGAACCTGTTTACAAGGAGTTTGAAGCATCCATCGGAAAAGAGTTATTTGAGAAGATTGAAAGTTTACGGGAATAA
- a CDS encoding Ldh family oxidoreductase, whose translation MNEKEQKMTTYAESDLRQFCKTVLEEMGMMGDHAAVVSESLLRANLEGVDSHGISRLPIYAKRFTDQRINLTPSIVMEEKSPSVLMVNGDNGLGHVISYKAIKKGIEMAKQSGVTAIAIRNSNHFGTASYFCQLACEENLACIGFTNSPPGIAPWGGKEAFFGTNPMAFGFPTGDDQPVIIDLSTSIVARGKIILAEKQGQMIPDGWAIDEKGEPTNDPKAALNGSVLPLGGAKGSALALAVEILTGLLTGAAFGPHVKSIYEDGEKGNANVGHFFILMDIEKFMNVNVFFESIKSLLVEMKDVPKAPGNDEIRYPGERRKRERDKRQQEGVQLSESVLEELQSLGSRYGVEFPLPLSSQQAINR comes from the coding sequence ATGAATGAAAAGGAGCAGAAAATGACTACGTATGCCGAATCTGATTTACGACAATTTTGCAAAACGGTGTTAGAGGAAATGGGGATGATGGGGGATCATGCCGCAGTCGTCTCAGAATCCCTTTTGAGAGCCAATTTAGAAGGGGTGGACAGCCACGGGATCAGCAGGCTGCCCATCTATGCCAAGCGCTTCACCGATCAAAGGATCAATCTGACCCCATCCATTGTAATGGAGGAAAAAAGCCCGTCTGTCCTCATGGTGAACGGCGATAATGGGCTTGGTCATGTCATCAGCTATAAGGCGATCAAAAAAGGGATCGAGATGGCCAAACAGAGCGGTGTGACAGCCATCGCGATTCGTAATAGCAATCACTTCGGGACAGCCTCTTACTTCTGCCAGCTGGCTTGTGAAGAGAACCTGGCCTGTATCGGTTTCACCAATTCGCCCCCTGGCATAGCCCCGTGGGGAGGGAAGGAAGCATTCTTCGGCACAAACCCTATGGCTTTCGGTTTTCCCACCGGGGATGACCAGCCTGTCATCATCGATTTATCCACTAGCATTGTCGCGAGGGGAAAAATCATTCTGGCGGAGAAACAGGGACAGATGATCCCGGACGGTTGGGCTATCGATGAAAAAGGGGAGCCGACGAATGATCCGAAGGCGGCCCTGAATGGGTCTGTCCTGCCTTTAGGGGGAGCAAAGGGGTCAGCACTGGCACTGGCGGTCGAAATCCTGACAGGGCTCTTGACGGGGGCTGCGTTCGGACCTCATGTGAAGAGTATTTATGAGGATGGGGAAAAGGGGAATGCGAATGTAGGGCACTTTTTCATCCTGATGGATATTGAGAAATTCATGAACGTGAATGTATTCTTTGAGTCTATTAAAAGCTTGTTGGTCGAAATGAAGGACGTTCCGAAAGCACCGGGGAACGATGAAATCCGTTATCCGGGAGAAAGAAGGAAAAGGGAGCGGGACAAACGTCAACAGGAGGGTGTGCAGTTATCCGAGAGTGTGTTGGAGGAGCTGCAGTCATTGGGGAGCCGGTACGGAGTGGAATTCCCTTTGCCGCTCTCTTCTCAACAAGCCATTAACCGATAA
- a CDS encoding hydroxyacid dehydrogenase: MKALITELIWSEGIEELKDQGFEVHYDENLWTDRERLLQVIPEYDAVIVRNQTIVNEELMEAGSRLKAIGRLGVGLDNIDVKRAKEKGIPVVFARHANATSVAEYVLTAILSASRPLHLASVDVRNGGWNRKKYTGGELYQKTIGLIGLGEISHRVAKRAHAFGMTIIGYDPFITEYDHVVAETGVHVKETLEELLLESDFISLHVPLTPSTEHLLSTPELNRMKPSSYVINTSRGGIIDEQALAAALQNQQIAGAYLDVLEQEPILDSHPLLLCENVTLTPHVAGLTEESQVRTSFLVAKEIGKVLKGERSLCTV, from the coding sequence ATGAAAGCATTAATCACGGAGTTAATTTGGAGTGAAGGCATTGAAGAGCTTAAGGATCAAGGATTTGAGGTCCACTATGATGAAAATCTGTGGACAGACAGAGAGAGGCTGCTTCAGGTTATCCCTGAATATGACGCGGTGATTGTCAGGAACCAGACAATCGTCAATGAAGAATTAATGGAAGCGGGTAGCCGCCTTAAGGCCATCGGGAGGCTCGGGGTCGGGTTGGATAATATTGATGTGAAACGGGCGAAAGAGAAGGGGATCCCGGTGGTATTTGCCCGCCATGCCAATGCAACTTCCGTGGCGGAGTATGTACTCACGGCGATCCTGAGTGCATCAAGACCCCTTCATTTGGCAAGTGTCGATGTTCGGAATGGAGGATGGAATCGAAAGAAATATACGGGTGGGGAGCTTTATCAGAAAACAATTGGATTGATCGGGCTCGGGGAAATCTCCCATCGTGTGGCAAAGCGGGCCCATGCATTTGGCATGACGATCATCGGCTATGACCCGTTCATTACAGAATATGATCATGTGGTGGCAGAAACCGGTGTACACGTAAAAGAAACCCTGGAGGAATTGTTGCTGGAATCCGATTTCATATCACTTCATGTCCCTTTGACTCCATCAACCGAGCATCTGCTTTCAACACCCGAATTAAATAGGATGAAGCCTTCTTCCTATGTCATCAATACATCAAGGGGGGGCATCATCGATGAGCAGGCCTTGGCTGCAGCCTTACAGAATCAGCAGATTGCAGGAGCTTATCTGGATGTGTTGGAACAGGAACCGATCCTGGACTCCCATCCCCTGCTTCTTTGTGAAAACGTCACCCTTACCCCTCACGTAGCCGGATTGACAGAAGAATCACAGGTTCGAACGTCCTTTCTGGTGGCCAAGGAAATCGGGAAAGTACTAAAAGGAGAGCGTTCTCTCTGCACTGTGTAA
- a CDS encoding cell wall-binding repeat-containing protein → MKKNLKRSLKVLTGAMTMALMVAPTTTLAEVKDEKAYVDYLALGDSLAAGVLYDNSLGKGYPDILADEFKEDGFQVDFNKNFAVPGYTSKQVLADIQDPAKGLQKEIMEADTITLDAGANDLLQLIEQKDGRISIDPVKVQAALKEVGVNIATSLGIIRQLNPDVPVYVMGYYNAFPYLPQETQAQLKPALDGLNQAIQAASVHGGGVFVPVEEAMADNFQVKLPNPQNVHPSEAGYEAMAGEFWKVMEPVNDTVGKSTARLFGQDRYGTAAEISEESWDSTGTVIIARGNEYPDALVGTPLAYQLEAPILLTNGSRLSDETIEEIGRLGAEHAVILGGVGAVPEKIESELEDLGLNVDRIGGDDRFETAAFVANELGHSDTAVVAYGYDFPDALAVAPYAAQQGYPILLTETMSVPEATGFALQDVENTYVIGGGGVISEDLTFKNGERLAGDTRYDTAAAIYKEFQGPANYAVVATGQDFADALTGSVFAAINEVPLLLVKKDDLPQQTKGLVMENGLKHFMILGGEGAVESGVVEKLVK, encoded by the coding sequence TTGAAAAAAAATCTGAAACGTTCTTTGAAAGTGTTAACCGGAGCAATGACAATGGCGTTAATGGTGGCACCGACGACAACTCTTGCTGAAGTAAAAGATGAGAAGGCCTATGTAGATTATTTGGCTTTGGGAGATTCGTTAGCGGCAGGGGTGTTGTATGACAATTCCCTCGGTAAGGGATATCCCGATATCCTTGCAGATGAATTCAAGGAAGACGGCTTTCAAGTGGATTTCAACAAGAACTTTGCGGTCCCCGGTTATACGTCTAAACAAGTCTTGGCGGACATACAGGATCCAGCTAAAGGGTTACAAAAGGAAATCATGGAAGCCGATACCATTACACTGGACGCCGGTGCCAATGACTTATTGCAGTTGATTGAGCAGAAGGATGGCAGGATTTCCATTGATCCTGTAAAAGTGCAGGCCGCCCTGAAGGAAGTCGGGGTGAATATCGCCACCTCTTTAGGAATCATCCGTCAATTAAATCCTGACGTACCCGTGTATGTCATGGGATACTATAACGCATTCCCTTACTTGCCACAAGAAACCCAGGCACAATTAAAGCCTGCTTTAGATGGATTGAATCAAGCGATCCAGGCAGCGAGTGTGCACGGTGGAGGAGTATTTGTACCGGTGGAAGAAGCGATGGCCGATAACTTCCAGGTGAAACTGCCGAACCCGCAAAATGTCCACCCGAGTGAAGCGGGATATGAAGCCATGGCCGGGGAATTCTGGAAGGTCATGGAACCTGTCAATGATACAGTAGGGAAATCCACGGCTCGTTTATTCGGTCAGGATCGTTACGGTACGGCGGCTGAAATCTCAGAAGAAAGCTGGGATTCAACTGGAACCGTCATCATTGCAAGAGGGAATGAGTACCCTGATGCACTCGTCGGGACGCCCCTTGCCTATCAATTGGAAGCACCGATCCTGTTGACCAATGGATCCCGATTATCCGATGAGACGATAGAAGAAATCGGTCGTCTCGGAGCAGAGCATGCCGTGATTCTTGGCGGAGTGGGAGCCGTACCGGAGAAGATCGAGTCGGAGCTTGAAGATCTGGGACTCAACGTGGATCGAATCGGGGGAGATGACCGGTTCGAAACGGCCGCGTTCGTCGCGAATGAATTGGGTCATTCAGATACGGCAGTGGTGGCGTACGGATATGACTTCCCTGATGCCCTGGCCGTTGCTCCTTATGCGGCCCAGCAAGGGTATCCGATTTTGCTAACGGAGACCATGTCGGTTCCAGAAGCAACGGGATTCGCCCTTCAGGATGTCGAGAACACTTATGTGATTGGGGGAGGTGGCGTCATCAGTGAAGATTTAACATTTAAAAACGGAGAACGTTTGGCCGGTGACACGCGTTATGATACAGCCGCCGCCATCTATAAGGAGTTCCAGGGTCCTGCCAACTATGCAGTAGTTGCAACCGGCCAGGATTTTGCCGATGCTCTTACGGGGTCAGTCTTCGCGGCAATCAATGAGGTTCCTTTACTGCTGGTGAAAAAGGATGACCTGCCTCAGCAGACAAAAGGATTGGTGATGGAAAACGGACTGAAGCACTTCATGATATTAGGTGGGGAAGGCGCCGTTGAGAGTGGTGTGGTTGAGAAATTAGTGAAGTAA
- a CDS encoding TRAP transporter small permease, translating into MKQFVFHLSNRMDRFSRWIMIGFFMIAFITTVYQVFSRFVLQSTFLNDALPMVDFSVFNLTWAEELIRYLFVWIVFLGIGIVYKAKGHAQVEILHHYLSEKSKKYLHYFMEVINSALFLFLIFFGGRILQYTKLQISPAMGINMTFIYVTVLVSAVICLIHSVNNIYEVKEGKVVVEDAMKVEEVQQQTNIS; encoded by the coding sequence ATGAAACAGTTTGTCTTTCACTTGAGTAATAGGATGGATCGGTTCAGTCGATGGATCATGATAGGGTTCTTTATGATTGCGTTTATCACTACCGTTTATCAGGTTTTTTCCCGATTTGTTCTTCAAAGCACCTTTTTAAATGATGCTTTGCCTATGGTGGACTTTTCCGTCTTTAACTTGACGTGGGCGGAAGAACTCATTCGTTATTTATTTGTATGGATTGTATTTCTGGGAATCGGTATCGTATACAAAGCAAAAGGTCATGCTCAAGTAGAAATCCTGCACCATTATTTATCTGAAAAATCAAAAAAGTATCTTCACTATTTTATGGAAGTTATCAACTCGGCCCTGTTTCTTTTTCTCATATTTTTTGGCGGAAGAATCCTGCAATATACGAAACTGCAGATCTCCCCGGCGATGGGGATCAACATGACCTTCATTTACGTTACCGTTCTGGTGAGCGCCGTGATTTGTCTGATCCATTCTGTCAACAATATATATGAAGTGAAAGAAGGAAAAGTTGTCGTGGAAGACGCCATGAAGGTGGAAGAAGTCCAGCAGCAAACAAATATCAGTTAA
- a CDS encoding UxaA family hydrolase has product MSHNSQVTERNAQDSKAVSTHKFLIHHNGDHVGVATSPIAAGEKVVGIFMDDNSEVEVTSKGDVPLGHKISLVSLDKDEPVLKYGVQIGVTTEKWEVGDYVHTHNIKTARW; this is encoded by the coding sequence ATGAGTCACAATAGTCAGGTTACGGAAAGAAATGCTCAAGATTCAAAAGCGGTGAGCACCCATAAGTTTCTTATCCATCACAACGGTGATCACGTAGGAGTCGCCACATCCCCGATTGCAGCGGGGGAAAAAGTGGTGGGGATCTTCATGGATGATAATTCAGAAGTGGAAGTCACCTCTAAAGGGGATGTTCCATTGGGCCACAAGATTTCATTGGTCTCTTTAGACAAGGATGAGCCAGTGCTGAAATATGGCGTTCAAATTGGTGTAACGACGGAAAAATGGGAAGTAGGAGACTACGTCCACACTCATAACATTAAAACGGCGAGGTGGTAA
- a CDS encoding FadR/GntR family transcriptional regulator yields the protein MQLNRKGISEQVADSIKKKIQDGEFKVGDKIPGEREMGIELSVSRNTVREAYKILEAYGYITAKHGTGVFVATPEHQIQKMTEAFFVSSDQIDDFFSVRKILEEWTVKWSIENSNEEQFRELEQILEEANEILGAGEVDYERLAELDHKFHLTLANNSNNIVLIRIMNFLIDLLSESRTKSIQIPGRAIQSVQEHVRILEAMKQNNINLAQKYMKEHIDSVEHSIKENIDSI from the coding sequence ATGCAATTAAATCGAAAAGGCATATCTGAACAAGTGGCAGATAGCATAAAGAAGAAAATACAAGATGGCGAATTCAAAGTCGGAGACAAGATCCCCGGGGAACGGGAAATGGGAATCGAGCTTTCCGTCAGCCGGAATACGGTGAGGGAAGCATATAAGATCCTGGAAGCATACGGCTATATCACGGCGAAGCACGGGACCGGCGTATTCGTAGCAACACCTGAACATCAGATTCAAAAAATGACGGAAGCGTTCTTCGTATCTTCCGACCAGATCGATGATTTCTTCAGCGTTCGTAAGATACTGGAGGAGTGGACGGTGAAATGGTCCATCGAGAACTCCAACGAGGAGCAATTCCGTGAATTGGAACAGATCCTGGAAGAAGCCAACGAGATCCTCGGCGCCGGGGAAGTGGATTATGAAAGGCTTGCGGAGCTTGACCATAAATTCCATCTAACATTAGCGAACAATTCAAATAACATCGTTCTCATCCGCATCATGAATTTCCTTATTGATCTACTATCGGAATCACGCACCAAATCGATCCAGATCCCCGGCAGGGCCATCCAGTCGGTCCAGGAGCATGTGAGGATACTGGAAGCCATGAAACAGAACAATATCAATCTGGCTCAGAAATACATGAAAGAGCATATAGATAGCGTTGAGCATTCCATTAAAGAAAATATCGATTCCATTTAA
- a CDS encoding UxaA family hydrolase — MEQTLYGYRRENGKVGIRNHVIILPVDDISNAACEAVARQVQGTLALPHAYGRLQYGPDLDLHFRTMIGTGSNPNVAAVVVIGIEENWSKKIADGIAETGKPVSYFSIEGNGDLETIRAASWKAKEYAQWASELQKEPVELKDLTVSIKCGESDTTTGLGSCPTVAQAVDRLVEAGATVFFGETSELTGGEHLIRDRMATPELHEKFMAVYNDYVGEIDSKGVDLLGSQPTQGNIAGGLSTIEEKALGNIAKTGTKEVIGVLDPAEAPANGNGLYFMDTSSAAAECITLMAAGGAVLHLFPTGQGNIIGNPIEPVVKITANPITAGTMSEHIDVDVQGLLSRQISLEQAGDQLMEMICRTVNGRLTCAEALGHKEFVMTKLYRSA; from the coding sequence ATGGAACAAACATTATACGGTTATCGCAGAGAGAATGGAAAAGTTGGAATTCGTAATCACGTCATTATTTTACCGGTGGATGATATTTCGAATGCGGCTTGTGAAGCTGTGGCAAGACAAGTACAAGGTACATTGGCCTTGCCTCACGCTTATGGAAGACTTCAGTATGGACCCGATCTTGACCTGCACTTCAGAACCATGATTGGAACGGGCTCCAATCCTAATGTGGCGGCTGTGGTGGTCATTGGGATCGAAGAGAACTGGTCGAAGAAGATTGCTGACGGGATTGCTGAGACCGGGAAGCCTGTTTCATACTTCTCCATTGAAGGAAACGGGGATTTAGAAACGATCCGTGCTGCTTCATGGAAAGCGAAGGAGTATGCTCAGTGGGCTTCGGAGCTTCAGAAAGAGCCTGTGGAATTGAAGGATTTGACCGTCAGTATCAAATGCGGTGAGTCTGATACGACGACAGGTCTTGGATCGTGCCCTACGGTGGCCCAGGCGGTCGACCGTCTGGTTGAAGCCGGTGCCACTGTATTCTTCGGTGAGACATCGGAATTGACAGGCGGGGAGCATCTCATCCGCGACCGGATGGCGACACCTGAATTACATGAGAAGTTCATGGCGGTCTACAATGACTATGTAGGTGAAATCGATTCAAAGGGAGTCGATTTATTAGGGTCCCAGCCTACTCAGGGTAATATTGCCGGAGGACTTTCCACCATTGAAGAGAAAGCACTTGGTAATATTGCCAAGACCGGTACGAAAGAGGTCATCGGCGTATTGGATCCCGCTGAAGCACCGGCCAATGGCAACGGGCTGTATTTCATGGATACGTCCTCTGCAGCGGCAGAATGCATCACCCTTATGGCTGCCGGCGGAGCGGTCCTCCACCTTTTCCCGACAGGCCAGGGGAATATCATCGGTAACCCGATTGAGCCGGTTGTGAAAATCACGGCAAATCCGATTACGGCGGGTACGATGAGCGAACATATCGATGTGGATGTCCAGGGACTCCTCTCCCGTCAAATTTCCTTGGAGCAGGCCGGAGATCAATTAATGGAAATGATCTGCCGTACGGTGAACGGACGACTCACATGTGCGGAAGCGTTAGGTCATAAAGAGTTTGTTATGACGAAATTATATCGCAGTGCCTGA